The Lactobacillus sp. ESL0680 genome has a segment encoding these proteins:
- the fabZ gene encoding 3-hydroxyacyl-ACP dehydratase FabZ codes for MAEQANPQTLDIIQIEEIIPHRYPMLLVDRVLDYQAGKYAIARKNLTMNEAFFQGHFPGNPVMPGVLIVEALAQTGAIALLTLPEFKGKTAYFGGIKKARFRKMVTPGDSLRLEVQLDKLRGNAGIGKAKATVDGEVACTCELTFAIQ; via the coding sequence ATGGCAGAACAGGCAAACCCGCAAACACTTGATATTATACAAATTGAAGAGATTATTCCGCACCGCTATCCGATGCTTTTAGTTGACCGAGTACTTGATTATCAAGCCGGCAAGTATGCAATTGCACGCAAGAATTTAACAATGAATGAAGCCTTTTTCCAAGGACATTTTCCAGGTAATCCGGTAATGCCAGGGGTTTTAATTGTTGAAGCACTGGCACAGACTGGTGCGATTGCCCTATTGACCCTTCCAGAATTTAAGGGCAAAACCGCTTATTTTGGCGGGATTAAGAAGGCTCGTTTTCGCAAGATGGTCACTCCCGGTGATAGTTTGCGCTTGGAAGTACAATTGGATAAATTGCGCGGCAATGCTGGAATTGGCAAGGCTAAGGCGACAGTTGACGGCGAAGTTGCCTGCACGTGTGAATTAACGTTTGCGATTCAGTAG
- a CDS encoding acetyl-CoA carboxylase biotin carboxylase subunit has translation MFEKVLIANRGEIAIRIIRALREMGIKSVAVYSTADKDAQHVKEADEAVCIGAPQPADSYLKMENIVSAAILTGATAIHPGYGFLSESPEFAQLCEKCQLTFIGPKSETIALMGNKANAREAMRQHQVPVIPGSQGFVKDSDAALAVAKEVGFPVMLKAVAGGGGKGIRQVNKPEDLPNAFAQAQEEARLSFGDGRMYVEKIISPAKHIEVQIIGDQNGHVVALPERDCSMQRNHQKVIEETPCSQINDDERVYLQEIAIKAVKAIKYENVGTIEFLMDPDHHFYFMEMNTRIQVEHSITEEVAHVDLVKEQIKIAAGMDLTMTQDQVKVHGAAIEARINAENPAKNFQPQAGTIKQMSLPGGLGIRIESGVNSGDTVSPFYDSMIIKIIAHATDRPLAIRRLIDALNEFQVTGLTTNRSFLVKLLQDKVFNDGNYLITYLDQTFLPQYIKEAQKEDK, from the coding sequence ATGTTTGAAAAAGTATTAATTGCTAATCGTGGTGAGATTGCAATTCGGATTATTCGCGCTTTGCGGGAGATGGGAATTAAGTCGGTGGCCGTTTATTCGACAGCCGATAAGGATGCCCAGCACGTTAAAGAAGCGGATGAGGCTGTTTGTATTGGTGCTCCGCAACCCGCTGATTCGTATTTGAAGATGGAGAACATTGTCAGCGCCGCGATTTTAACTGGCGCGACTGCCATTCATCCGGGTTACGGCTTTTTGTCAGAAAGTCCTGAATTTGCCCAATTATGTGAAAAATGCCAGTTGACTTTTATTGGTCCGAAGTCGGAAACGATTGCGTTAATGGGCAATAAGGCCAACGCTCGTGAAGCAATGCGCCAGCATCAAGTGCCCGTTATTCCCGGCAGTCAGGGCTTTGTTAAAGACAGTGATGCGGCTTTAGCAGTAGCCAAAGAAGTTGGCTTTCCGGTAATGCTCAAGGCAGTAGCTGGGGGCGGCGGTAAAGGAATTAGGCAAGTGAATAAACCTGAGGATTTGCCTAATGCTTTTGCTCAAGCCCAAGAAGAAGCGCGTTTATCCTTTGGCGACGGCAGAATGTACGTTGAAAAGATTATTTCACCGGCTAAGCACATTGAAGTCCAAATTATTGGCGATCAGAATGGTCATGTTGTGGCACTGCCTGAACGTGACTGTTCAATGCAGCGTAATCATCAAAAGGTAATTGAAGAAACGCCATGTTCACAGATTAATGACGATGAACGTGTTTATTTGCAGGAAATTGCGATCAAGGCCGTTAAGGCAATCAAATATGAGAATGTCGGGACAATCGAGTTCTTAATGGATCCAGACCATCATTTTTATTTTATGGAAATGAACACCCGGATTCAGGTTGAACACTCAATTACTGAGGAAGTAGCCCACGTTGATCTAGTCAAAGAGCAGATTAAGATTGCGGCGGGCATGGATCTGACAATGACGCAAGATCAGGTTAAGGTTCACGGCGCTGCTATTGAAGCACGAATTAATGCGGAAAATCCAGCAAAGAACTTTCAACCACAAGCCGGCACGATTAAGCAGATGTCTTTGCCGGGTGGTTTAGGTATTCGGATTGAAAGTGGCGTTAACAGTGGCGATACCGTATCACCATTTTATGATTCAATGATTATTAAAATCATTGCTCATGCCACGGACCGCCCATTAGCCATTCGCCGGTTGATTGATGCCTTAAATGAATTTCAGGTTACTGGTTTGACAACTAACCGGTCGTTTTTAGTTAAGTTGCTTCAAGATAAGGTCTTTAATGATGGCAATTATTTGATTACCTATTTAGACCAAACTTTTTTGCCGCAATACATTAAAGAAGCGCAAAAGGAGGACAAATAA
- a CDS encoding acetyl-CoA carboxylase carboxyltransferase subunit beta, whose amino-acid sequence MAAKFARHPKQALKDYEEKVPKGIFRYCQKCGAKFYFARAGKYHVCPNCGYGFRVTARQRLKMLTKQFTEWDADLTTTDPLKFPGYQEKLTKAREQTKLQDAVLTGQAEIKGQQAALGIMDPAFIMGSLGTANGERITRLFEKATELSLPVIMFTASGGARMQEGIQSLMQMAKISQAVNDHRAAGLPYIVVIMDPTTGGVTASFASQADIILAEPKAMVAFAGRRVIEQTIHKKLPQGFQSAENAYQNGFVDAIVPRSQQVDKLGQLLTIFAGQKWRGANGE is encoded by the coding sequence ATGGCTGCTAAGTTTGCCCGCCATCCTAAGCAGGCGCTGAAGGATTACGAGGAAAAAGTTCCGAAGGGCATTTTTCGTTATTGTCAAAAATGTGGTGCTAAATTTTACTTCGCTCGTGCAGGTAAGTATCATGTTTGTCCTAATTGTGGCTACGGCTTTCGTGTGACTGCGCGCCAGCGCTTAAAGATGCTGACGAAGCAGTTTACGGAATGGGATGCGGATTTAACAACGACGGATCCCTTAAAGTTCCCCGGTTATCAAGAAAAGCTAACCAAGGCGCGTGAACAGACCAAATTGCAGGATGCCGTGTTAACTGGTCAAGCCGAAATTAAGGGGCAGCAAGCTGCCTTAGGGATTATGGATCCGGCCTTTATTATGGGCAGTCTTGGTACGGCTAACGGTGAGCGGATAACGCGTTTGTTTGAAAAGGCAACGGAATTGAGTTTACCTGTAATTATGTTTACCGCTTCTGGTGGTGCCCGAATGCAGGAAGGTATTCAATCGCTAATGCAAATGGCCAAAATTTCGCAGGCAGTTAATGACCATCGCGCAGCTGGTCTTCCTTATATTGTTGTAATTATGGATCCGACAACTGGCGGGGTAACAGCCAGCTTTGCTTCGCAAGCCGATATTATTTTGGCTGAACCCAAGGCGATGGTAGCATTTGCTGGTCGCCGCGTCATTGAGCAGACAATTCATAAGAAGTTGCCACAAGGGTTTCAAAGTGCTGAAAATGCTTATCAAAATGGTTTTGTTGACGCGATCGTGCCAAGGTCGCAGCAGGTAGATAAGTTAGGGCAGTTATTGACGATTTTTGCTGGACAAAAGTGGAGAGGCGCTAATGGAGAGTAA
- the accA gene encoding carboxyltransferase subunit alpha — MESKKIAAIMAGAREDSKTDMRALINQLFPDFFEMHGDRAAGDDAAIVGGFASCGGRSVCVIATNKGKDMKERLATNFGSPEPQGYRKALRIMKTAESLNCPIITLINTPGAYPGADAEASGQGQILAENISAMLQLKVPLLAIIIGEAGSGGALALACSDQVWMLEHSMYTVVSPEGFASIMWKDGQRAQDAAQLMHIEPEWLKKQGVVERVLPENILADNASALKQLINEQLIDFDQVGLEQLLAQRHARFRKF, encoded by the coding sequence ATGGAGAGTAAAAAAATAGCAGCCATTATGGCTGGTGCGCGTGAAGACAGCAAGACTGACATGCGGGCACTGATTAATCAATTGTTCCCCGACTTTTTTGAAATGCATGGTGACCGCGCTGCCGGTGATGATGCGGCAATTGTTGGTGGTTTTGCCAGTTGCGGCGGGCGTAGCGTCTGTGTGATTGCGACTAATAAAGGTAAGGACATGAAGGAGCGTCTAGCGACTAACTTCGGTAGTCCCGAACCGCAAGGTTATCGCAAGGCATTGCGGATTATGAAGACAGCTGAAAGTCTCAACTGCCCGATTATTACGCTGATTAATACGCCGGGAGCTTATCCCGGTGCTGATGCCGAGGCTAGTGGTCAAGGGCAGATTTTAGCCGAAAATATTAGTGCAATGTTACAATTAAAGGTGCCGTTATTAGCAATTATCATCGGTGAAGCTGGTTCTGGCGGTGCCTTGGCTCTAGCATGCAGCGATCAAGTTTGGATGCTGGAACATAGTATGTATACCGTGGTTTCCCCAGAAGGCTTTGCCTCGATTATGTGGAAGGATGGCCAACGTGCACAAGATGCTGCGCAATTAATGCATATTGAACCGGAATGGCTCAAGAAGCAGGGCGTAGTTGAACGCGTTTTGCCGGAAAATATTCTGGCTGACAATGCTTCTGCCTTGAAGCAACTGATTAATGAGCAGTTAATTGACTTTGACCAAGTTGGGTTAGAGCAATTATTAGCCCAGCGTCATGCACGTTTTCGCAAATTTTAA
- a CDS encoding amino acid ABC transporter ATP-binding protein, which translates to MSAKIEVKNLVKNYGSNQVLKNIDLTVGDNEVVVIIGPSGSGKSTLLRTLNKLEEPTSGTVVVDGINIADPKTDMNKVRENIGMVFQHFNLFNNLSVGDNIMLAPVELKKLDKAAADKQAKKLLETVGLADKFDATVQSLSGGQQQRVAIARALAMNPDVMLFDEPTSALDPEMVGDVLAVMKKLAKEGMTMVVVTHEMGFAKEVADRVVFVADGKILEQGTPEDMFDHPQNPRLQDFLDKVLNV; encoded by the coding sequence ATGAGTGCGAAAATAGAAGTAAAGAATTTAGTTAAAAATTATGGCAGTAACCAAGTTTTAAAGAATATTGATTTAACTGTTGGTGATAACGAAGTTGTTGTTATTATTGGGCCGTCTGGTTCTGGTAAAAGTACCTTATTAAGAACACTTAATAAGCTTGAAGAGCCAACTTCAGGAACTGTTGTTGTTGATGGCATTAATATTGCCGATCCTAAGACTGACATGAACAAGGTACGTGAAAATATTGGCATGGTGTTCCAGCACTTTAACTTGTTTAATAATCTGTCAGTTGGTGACAATATTATGCTGGCACCTGTGGAGTTAAAGAAATTGGACAAGGCTGCTGCCGATAAGCAAGCTAAGAAATTGCTAGAAACAGTAGGTCTAGCTGATAAATTTGACGCAACCGTTCAGTCATTATCCGGTGGTCAGCAGCAGCGGGTAGCAATTGCGCGAGCACTAGCAATGAACCCTGACGTGATGCTTTTTGACGAGCCGACTTCGGCACTTGATCCAGAAATGGTCGGTGACGTTTTGGCTGTTATGAAGAAGCTGGCTAAAGAAGGAATGACAATGGTTGTTGTCACTCACGAAATGGGCTTTGCCAAGGAAGTTGCCGATCGTGTGGTCTTTGTCGCTGATGGTAAGATCTTGGAGCAGGGGACACCTGAAGATATGTTCGACCACCCACAAAATCCGCGTCTGCAGGACTTCTTGGATAAGGTCTTGAATGTCTAA
- a CDS encoding nucleoside transporter C-terminal domain-containing protein, which yields MQFLFLLTGLAFVFVIGWLVSNDRKHIKYRKMAVMFILQLIISFLCLKTSGGVSTMAAISNFFSWLMVQAAGGVNFVFGGLVIQKGASVFFLNVLMPIVFISALVGILNYLKILPFIIKWTGFILNKLAGMGELESYFAVSTAILGQPEVFLTIKDIIPKLDEKRLYTICASAMSAVSAAVLASYMQLVPGKFVVTAVFLNILSALIVSCIVNPYDVSAEETISVNNIETGVEKEPFFQVVGNYIQDGFKLAVTVAAMLIGFVALITFLNNTFALIFHISFTNFLGYIFAPIAYLMGVPAADITKVGGLMATKILTNEFVALGELNKIAATLSPKANAIISSYLVSFANFSVIGIITGSIRSISQKSGTLVSKFSMKLLLGATLASILTGTIVGLYF from the coding sequence ATGCAATTTTTATTTTTACTAACTGGTCTAGCCTTCGTATTCGTTATCGGTTGGCTTGTCAGCAATGATCGTAAGCACATTAAATACCGCAAAATGGCTGTAATGTTCATCTTGCAATTAATAATTTCGTTCTTATGTCTCAAAACTTCCGGCGGGGTCAGCACGATGGCAGCCATTTCCAATTTCTTCAGTTGGTTAATGGTTCAAGCCGCTGGCGGTGTCAACTTTGTCTTCGGCGGCCTAGTTATTCAAAAAGGCGCTTCTGTTTTCTTTCTTAATGTTTTGATGCCAATCGTGTTCATTTCTGCACTAGTTGGGATTCTTAACTACCTTAAGATTTTACCGTTCATTATTAAGTGGACCGGATTTATTCTTAACAAATTAGCTGGCATGGGCGAACTTGAAAGTTACTTTGCCGTATCAACTGCAATCTTAGGTCAACCTGAAGTTTTCTTAACAATTAAAGATATTATTCCTAAGCTTGATGAAAAGCGGCTCTACACTATTTGTGCCTCAGCCATGAGTGCCGTTTCTGCGGCTGTACTCGCTTCATACATGCAGCTTGTACCCGGCAAGTTCGTAGTAACTGCCGTCTTTCTCAATATCTTATCTGCCTTAATTGTTTCTTGTATCGTTAATCCATACGATGTCTCAGCTGAAGAAACTATTTCAGTTAACAACATTGAAACTGGCGTTGAAAAAGAACCATTCTTCCAAGTTGTCGGCAATTACATTCAAGACGGCTTCAAACTAGCTGTTACTGTTGCTGCTATGTTAATCGGCTTTGTTGCCCTAATTACCTTTTTAAATAATACTTTTGCCCTGATTTTCCATATTAGTTTTACCAACTTCTTGGGTTATATCTTTGCCCCGATTGCCTACCTGATGGGTGTACCTGCAGCAGACATTACCAAAGTCGGCGGTTTGATGGCAACCAAGATTTTAACTAACGAATTTGTGGCATTAGGTGAATTAAATAAAATTGCAGCTACTCTATCACCAAAGGCAAATGCAATCATTTCTTCTTATCTAGTGTCATTTGCTAACTTTAGTGTTATTGGGATTATTACCGGTTCAATCAGATCTATCAGCCAAAAATCTGGAACTTTAGTTTCTAAATTCTCAATGAAACTACTTTTAGGTGCGACTTTAGCTTCAATCCTAACTGGTACAATTGTTGGACTTTACTTCTAA
- the deoC gene encoding deoxyribose-phosphate aldolase, with the protein MDKTTLAKYLDHTLLKPNATKEDIIQICNEAKQYNTASVCVNSYWAKLVTEELAGSDVNTCCVVGFPLGAMSSEAKAFEATKAIADGAEEIDMVINIGELIAGNDDAVLADIKAVVAAVHQENKLLKVIIETSFLNHDQKVRACELSEEAGADFVKTSTGFSSAGAKVEDVKLMREVVGDRLGVKASGGIHSYDEAMAMIDAGASRLGVSATLQILS; encoded by the coding sequence ATGGATAAAACAACATTAGCAAAATATTTAGATCATACACTTTTGAAACCAAATGCAACTAAGGAGGATATCATCCAGATTTGTAACGAGGCAAAGCAATACAATACGGCTTCTGTCTGTGTTAATTCTTACTGGGCAAAGCTTGTCACTGAGGAATTAGCAGGTTCAGATGTTAATACCTGTTGCGTTGTTGGCTTTCCTTTGGGAGCAATGAGCAGCGAGGCAAAGGCATTTGAAGCTACAAAAGCAATTGCAGACGGTGCCGAAGAAATTGATATGGTAATTAACATTGGTGAATTGATTGCTGGTAATGATGACGCCGTACTTGCTGATATTAAGGCAGTAGTTGCAGCTGTTCACCAAGAGAACAAGTTACTCAAGGTTATCATTGAAACTTCATTTCTTAACCACGATCAAAAAGTACGCGCTTGTGAACTTAGTGAAGAAGCAGGTGCTGACTTTGTTAAGACTTCAACTGGTTTTAGTTCTGCAGGTGCAAAGGTAGAAGACGTTAAATTAATGCGTGAAGTTGTTGGCGACCGTTTAGGTGTTAAGGCATCCGGCGGCATTCATTCTTATGATGAAGCAATGGCAATGATTGATGCAGGTGCTAGTCGCTTGGGTGTTAGTGCAACCTTGCAAATTTTGTCTTAA
- a CDS encoding phosphopentomutase produces the protein MKYKRIFGLVMDSIGTGEAPDAADFDDVGADTLGHIGEYFKGELKLPNFAKLGLSNLRDTPIAGVPVQDKPVGYFGKMKEVSVGKDSLDGHWEMMEMPVMQELSFFPNGFPDELLDKIAAFSGRKIVGNRPESGTKIIDELGEHQMATGDLIIYTSGDSVLQIAAHEDVIPVEELYRISRYARSLVNGPKYRVGRIIARPYVGSGKGHFTRTANRHDFTLEPTGKSVLDYLQDAGYHTVAVGKTMDIFSGHGIDENYHNESNMDGMDHVDHVMKEDFTGFCFINLVDFDAMYGHRRNTAGDGEALMALDKRLGTVMANMHDDDLLIITADHGNDPTYKGTDHTREYVPLLAYSPSMKNPGSLGTRETFSDFGATVLANFGVKGNDVGTSFLNDLQ, from the coding sequence ATGAAATATAAGCGTATTTTTGGGTTAGTAATGGACTCTATCGGTACTGGTGAAGCACCAGATGCCGCTGATTTTGATGATGTTGGTGCTGACACATTAGGCCATATTGGCGAGTACTTTAAGGGCGAATTAAAGTTGCCTAATTTTGCCAAGTTAGGTTTGTCTAACTTGCGGGACACGCCAATTGCTGGTGTTCCTGTTCAAGATAAGCCGGTAGGCTACTTCGGTAAGATGAAAGAAGTATCTGTCGGTAAGGATAGTCTTGACGGCCATTGGGAAATGATGGAGATGCCGGTAATGCAGGAATTAAGCTTTTTCCCGAATGGCTTTCCTGATGAATTATTAGACAAGATTGCGGCATTTTCAGGTCGTAAAATTGTCGGTAATCGTCCAGAATCTGGAACAAAGATTATTGACGAATTGGGCGAGCACCAAATGGCAACGGGTGATTTGATTATCTACACTTCTGGTGATTCAGTCTTGCAAATTGCAGCCCATGAAGACGTGATTCCCGTTGAGGAACTTTACCGTATTTCTCGTTATGCCAGAAGTTTGGTCAATGGTCCTAAGTATCGTGTTGGCCGAATAATTGCGCGGCCATATGTTGGCAGTGGTAAGGGTCACTTTACTAGAACTGCTAACCGGCATGATTTTACCCTAGAACCAACTGGAAAATCAGTTTTGGATTATTTGCAAGATGCCGGTTACCACACAGTTGCTGTTGGTAAGACAATGGATATCTTTTCAGGTCATGGCATTGATGAAAATTACCATAATGAAAGCAATATGGACGGGATGGATCATGTGGACCATGTAATGAAAGAAGACTTTACTGGTTTTTGTTTCATTAACTTAGTTGACTTTGATGCTATGTACGGTCATCGCCGAAATACAGCAGGTGATGGTGAAGCCTTGATGGCACTTGATAAGCGGTTAGGCACTGTAATGGCCAACATGCATGATGATGACTTGTTAATCATTACAGCTGACCATGGTAATGACCCAACTTACAAGGGAACCGACCACACTAGAGAGTATGTGCCACTACTTGCTTATTCGCCAAGTATGAAGAACCCTGGCAGTTTAGGTACACGTGAGACCTTCTCTGATTTTGGTGCGACTGTTTTGGCCAACTTTGGTGTTAAGGGCAATGATGTTGGTACAAGTTTTTTAAATGATTTGCAATAA
- a CDS encoding sugar-binding transcriptional regulator, whose amino-acid sequence MADKYDKKKLAQSAAIARLYYEDDLDQTEIAKQVGLSRPTVSRLLKLARETGVVKIQISNPLINGDHLSDRLSKKFNCKISVVPSNFNGELTALNGVGAYAAQYLMRLIKPHDIVGLGWGKTMHVVTTNLEKRAVSDVQVVQLKGGVNINNEETYADESVTEFANAIGAAAHFLPLPPFFDNKVTKEIVEKDRFINKTLQLGRAANIAVYSVGTVRKDALLFQLGYFNKTQKKQLQEKAVGDIVSRFIDRDGNIVSRGLDERTVGIELSDLKSKEHSILVASGILKAPVVYAVIKAGYANELILDQAIAQELLTY is encoded by the coding sequence ATGGCTGATAAATATGATAAAAAGAAATTGGCACAGAGTGCGGCCATTGCTAGACTTTATTATGAAGATGACTTGGATCAAACTGAAATAGCAAAACAGGTTGGACTTTCACGGCCGACGGTTTCACGGTTATTAAAATTAGCACGTGAAACAGGAGTGGTTAAGATTCAAATTTCTAATCCATTAATTAACGGAGACCATTTAAGTGATCGTTTATCCAAAAAATTTAATTGTAAAATTTCAGTTGTTCCCAGCAACTTTAATGGTGAATTAACAGCTCTTAATGGTGTTGGTGCTTATGCGGCACAATATCTAATGCGCTTGATTAAGCCGCATGATATTGTTGGCCTCGGCTGGGGCAAGACCATGCATGTGGTGACAACCAACTTGGAAAAGCGCGCTGTTTCTGACGTGCAGGTTGTTCAGCTCAAGGGCGGCGTCAATATCAATAATGAAGAGACTTACGCTGATGAGAGTGTGACCGAATTTGCCAATGCTATTGGTGCGGCCGCACACTTTTTACCGTTGCCGCCATTTTTTGATAATAAAGTTACTAAAGAAATTGTTGAAAAAGATCGTTTTATTAACAAGACATTACAGCTTGGCCGGGCCGCAAACATTGCGGTCTATAGTGTTGGCACGGTGCGCAAAGATGCGCTGCTGTTTCAATTAGGCTACTTCAATAAAACGCAGAAAAAACAGCTGCAGGAAAAGGCAGTGGGTGATATTGTCTCACGCTTTATTGATCGTGATGGTAATATTGTTAGTCGCGGGCTTGATGAACGTACTGTCGGCATTGAACTGAGTGATTTAAAATCTAAGGAACATTCGATTTTAGTTGCTAGCGGCATTTTAAAAGCGCCGGTTGTCTACGCCGTTATTAAAGCAGGATACGCAAACGAACTTATTTTAGATCAGGCAATTGCACAAGAATTACTCACCTATTAA
- a CDS encoding pyrimidine-nucleoside phosphorylase, with protein MRMVDIIDKKRNKQELTDAEIQFFVDGVVSGEIPDYQTSALLMAIFFNNMTDHERSTLTLDMMNSGDHLDLSGIPGIKVDKHSTGGVGDKVSLPLAAMVAAVGIPVPMISGRGLGHTGGTLDKLEAIPGFKVEIGEQDFIDQVKQEKLAIIGATGNIAPADKKIYALRDVTDTVDSIPLIASSIMSKKIASGTDALVIDVKTGSGAFMKTLPESEELAHALVEIGKGVGMKCMALISDMNQPLGNKVGNTLEIEETLDLLKGNGPQDLLDLVLTLGSYMVVLGQKAETVEEARQKLEKTIADGSALDRFKAMVIAQGGDSSVIDDYSVMPHAQFKIELPAKQDGYLAQLSADEVGIASMKLGGGREKADDQLDYGVGIELHKKVGDKVKKGESLLTIHADSSDVAEVQEMLYNCIKIADEAKPYQMIYEVIE; from the coding sequence ATGAGAATGGTAGATATAATTGATAAAAAGAGAAATAAGCAAGAATTAACCGACGCTGAAATTCAATTCTTTGTTGATGGTGTAGTCAGCGGTGAAATTCCGGACTATCAGACAAGCGCGTTGTTGATGGCGATTTTCTTTAATAATATGACTGACCATGAGCGTTCAACGTTAACCCTAGATATGATGAATTCCGGCGATCATTTGGACTTGTCTGGGATTCCGGGGATTAAAGTTGATAAGCACTCAACTGGTGGTGTTGGCGACAAGGTTAGTTTGCCGCTAGCAGCAATGGTTGCGGCTGTTGGGATTCCGGTACCAATGATTTCTGGACGCGGTTTAGGTCATACTGGTGGTACGCTTGATAAGCTAGAAGCAATTCCTGGCTTCAAGGTGGAGATTGGCGAGCAAGACTTTATTGACCAGGTTAAGCAGGAAAAGCTGGCAATCATTGGTGCTACAGGTAATATTGCACCGGCAGACAAGAAGATTTATGCTTTGCGGGATGTCACTGATACTGTTGATTCAATTCCGTTAATTGCCAGTTCAATTATGAGTAAAAAAATCGCATCAGGAACTGATGCGCTGGTAATTGATGTTAAGACCGGTTCAGGTGCCTTTATGAAGACTTTGCCAGAGTCTGAAGAATTGGCACATGCCTTAGTGGAAATTGGTAAGGGTGTCGGCATGAAGTGCATGGCCCTGATTTCTGATATGAACCAACCACTAGGCAACAAGGTCGGTAATACTTTAGAAATTGAAGAAACGCTTGACCTGCTTAAGGGCAATGGTCCACAAGACCTACTTGACTTAGTCTTAACTCTTGGCAGTTACATGGTTGTTTTGGGTCAAAAGGCAGAGACAGTTGAAGAAGCTCGCCAGAAGCTTGAGAAAACAATTGCTGATGGGTCAGCTTTAGATCGGTTTAAGGCAATGGTAATTGCTCAAGGCGGCGATAGCAGTGTGATTGATGATTACAGTGTTATGCCGCACGCGCAATTTAAGATTGAACTGCCTGCTAAGCAAGATGGTTATTTAGCACAATTGTCAGCTGATGAAGTTGGGATTGCCAGCATGAAACTTGGTGGCGGTCGTGAAAAGGCCGACGATCAGCTTGACTATGGTGTTGGAATCGAATTGCACAAGAAGGTTGGCGACAAGGTCAAGAAGGGCGAATCCTTATTGACTATTCATGCCGATAGTTCAGATGTTGCTGAAGTTCAAGAGATGCTTTACAATTGCATCAAAATTGCGGATGAGGCTAAGCCTTACCAAATGATTTATGAAGTAATTGAATAA
- a CDS encoding ATP-binding protein has product MINPFNPTFGDVPPIFLDKNKQVNDLVKLIKESQFSRSFFITGVRGSGKTAYLTQLAKQFKQDDNCYYVDLLNRNGILTSLAHKLDHRVHSKANRLFNSINSLSLGGVSVSREIEVPEVDEILEDLMSEIKQQGKFVVVTIDEVTNSKAIQDFAQVYNSLKRAEYPIYVVMTGLPDLILDIQNEDKLTFLLRSEKIVMMSLNAADMVNTYQKVFACSLTVANKMAQMTKGYSYGFQLLGWLYFEELNGREPTIEVLNEVKVQYQLKLFENAYQKILMGLSENDRQYLINVNDHCKFSDVVAKMKKTKGYVSQYRRRALERQLITPSGHGYVDYTLPFFGEYLKQTQNPDSVYYLGY; this is encoded by the coding sequence ATGATTAATCCGTTTAATCCGACTTTTGGTGATGTACCGCCAATTTTTTTGGATAAAAACAAGCAGGTAAATGATTTAGTAAAATTAATTAAGGAAAGCCAATTTTCACGATCGTTTTTTATCACCGGTGTCCGTGGTTCTGGCAAAACAGCATATTTAACACAATTAGCTAAACAATTTAAACAAGACGACAATTGTTATTATGTTGATTTACTTAATCGTAATGGGATTTTGACGAGCTTGGCACATAAGTTAGATCATCGGGTTCACTCTAAAGCAAATAGGCTATTTAATAGTATTAATTCTTTGAGTTTGGGTGGTGTATCAGTTAGTCGCGAAATTGAGGTTCCTGAAGTTGATGAGATTTTGGAAGACTTAATGTCCGAAATTAAGCAACAAGGAAAGTTTGTGGTTGTCACGATTGATGAGGTAACTAATTCTAAGGCAATTCAAGACTTTGCCCAGGTTTATAATTCACTTAAGCGAGCTGAATATCCAATTTATGTTGTAATGACCGGATTGCCTGACCTTATTTTGGATATTCAAAATGAAGATAAACTGACTTTTTTGTTGCGTTCAGAAAAAATAGTGATGATGTCGTTGAACGCTGCAGATATGGTGAATACTTATCAAAAAGTCTTTGCGTGTTCCTTAACTGTTGCAAACAAAATGGCACAGATGACTAAGGGTTACTCTTATGGCTTTCAATTATTGGGTTGGCTGTATTTTGAAGAGTTAAATGGCCGTGAACCAACTATAGAAGTATTAAATGAAGTTAAAGTACAATATCAACTAAAGCTTTTTGAAAATGCTTATCAAAAAATTTTGATGGGCTTGTCGGAAAATGACCGTCAATATTTGATAAATGTTAATGACCATTGTAAGTTCAGTGATGTTGTTGCCAAAATGAAAAAGACTAAGGGTTATGTCTCACAATATCGGCGTCGAGCATTAGAGCGGCAGTTAATTACTCCAAGTGGTCATGGTTATGTTGATTATACGTTGCCATTTTTTGGTGAATATTTAAAGCAAACCCAAAATCCAGATTCGGTATATTATTTGGGCTATTAA